The following are encoded together in the Proteiniphilum saccharofermentans genome:
- a CDS encoding glycosyltransferase family protein codes for MRFLFTVQGEGRGHFTQALSLAAVLRKHGHEVVAVLIGKSDSRQTPAFFIDKIGAPIFEFDSPSFTSFYKQKRPNILISMANNFLRPFVFKDSLQFIKHKIEELKPDKVINFYEMITGMAYGIYRFDKKMGIEMITLAHQYVLLNPHYKTTAEQDMKYYFLRMLSRITSTRASKILALSFRDMPGSKKKKIVTVPPLLRSEVFEIVPSDGDYIHGYMLNAGYFDEVSEWHEKHPEVPLRFFWDKKDAEEVTQIDDNFTLYKLNDERFLRSMAGCMGYATTSGFESLCEALYYRKPTLMVPVHVEQEFNAYDSGLSGVGISAKKFKLNKLIEFVPDYTPDSNFREWVHQAEARFISEICG; via the coding sequence GTGAGATTTCTGTTTACTGTGCAGGGTGAGGGGAGAGGCCATTTTACACAGGCACTTTCCCTGGCTGCCGTACTTCGTAAGCATGGCCACGAGGTGGTTGCCGTGCTTATTGGTAAAAGTGATTCCAGGCAGACGCCGGCTTTTTTCATTGATAAGATTGGAGCTCCCATATTTGAATTTGATAGCCCCAGTTTTACCTCCTTCTACAAGCAGAAACGTCCCAATATCCTGATCAGCATGGCGAATAATTTTCTCCGGCCTTTTGTTTTCAAGGATAGCCTGCAATTTATCAAACATAAGATAGAAGAGTTGAAACCCGACAAGGTGATCAATTTCTACGAGATGATTACCGGTATGGCTTATGGTATCTACCGCTTTGATAAGAAGATGGGGATAGAGATGATTACCCTTGCGCATCAGTATGTATTGCTTAATCCTCACTATAAAACGACTGCAGAACAGGACATGAAATACTACTTTTTACGGATGCTCTCAAGGATCACTTCCACACGGGCATCAAAAATACTGGCGCTCTCTTTCAGGGATATGCCGGGATCGAAAAAGAAGAAGATTGTGACTGTCCCGCCTCTATTGCGATCGGAGGTTTTTGAAATAGTGCCATCCGATGGTGATTATATCCACGGTTATATGTTGAATGCCGGCTATTTTGACGAGGTGTCGGAGTGGCATGAAAAACATCCCGAAGTTCCATTACGTTTTTTCTGGGATAAGAAAGATGCCGAGGAGGTGACTCAGATCGATGATAATTTCACGTTGTATAAGTTGAACGATGAACGTTTCCTGCGGAGCATGGCCGGCTGTATGGGTTATGCCACCACGTCGGGATTCGAATCTCTTTGTGAGGCCCTTTATTACCGGAAGCCTACTCTCATGGTGCCTGTGCATGTGGAGCAGGAGTTCAACGCTTACGACTCGGGTCTCTCGGGTGTAGGTATCTCGGCCAAGAAATTCAAATTGAACAAGTTGATCGAGTTTGTCCCCGATTATACCCCAGATAGCAATTTCAGGGAGTGGGTTCACCAGGCAGAAGCCCGGTTTATCAGTGAGATTTGCGGATAG